A window of Verrucomicrobiia bacterium contains these coding sequences:
- a CDS encoding Calx-beta domain-containing protein, producing the protein MQRFASQIVKCALRPGAVKWGCLLSAGVLASSALAQPANDNFGSAQVISGDFGTVTGSNVGATAEPGEPNHAGLKPNASIWYVWTANNTGPVEFDTFNSTCDTVLAVYVGPTVGNATVGNLNQVVANDDINTTNPENANRHFHYNDPYLDNPYLGPSGVKFNAVRGTTYYIAVDGYTKNNSSLPGQGAITLSWAYNPSGVFRVSHPFYFCTEAESDKPVDGSYAESAQGARITVTRVFGSSGKAIVSFDLRDGSARAGVDYKRPDKTTLLFDDHEMSKSFVIPIIDDGSVAVRNPARIGVPNNNRTFSIILTNVVLDAQEDPTVLPAPRFDNNHINSIVEIFDMDIPILLDPTSPTVGITNGVVNFERSVYRVREGVGMARILVYRGFPGTFGLPNAQGTEIHYEIDTTWFPEAFTDDNQFDLQPGSDYAAPSPNNSRPSLNFDFGTTNQLAVDHPDNHGTITDGVGIGTYGTLRWGSAQDFERKEIWIPINDDTIPEFNEDINIFLFQIAGHTQDAELGWNSQCTVTILYDDYPAGGLDDSHNRDWDISTEPANNSAPGADSTVYALAVHTNDNKTVIGGTFGSFNSYPRYGLARMNANGSIDFGFDPGDGIPVKDPINPAFISSLTFTPADHIIIGGNFPSYNGVPRYNIAEVNPDGSLDSTFNPGLGANGTVWAVAVQTNGQVVIGGEFTAVNDFPRLHIARLNTDGSVDPSFDPGTNGPDGTVNAIALAPDGSMYIGGDFSDVNGLFRRSIAQIDTNGIVVPAFSPVTGVDGPVFCLALQPDGKLLVGGSFANSEFRSRNNICRYNPDGTLDITFDPGSGADDSVYSITLQPDGRIFLGGVFNSINQTRRMCVARLFTTGEVDTGFMDTAYNQFAGLHKPYFNPYVNPKDFLFTTGLQTDGNLMIGGSFHYVGGGRFEVNVATNSYAPFDGVAETRAAYRTRYNVARLLGGNTDGPGSMGLVNTNYNVVENMGFLYVKAIRTRGDLGQIEATFSIPPRTGSNTIGVAQSGADYLYTRVNPRYGTTWNGDRELSDGIFGTNNVSISVIPTDGPVRSPLADIYVTVPNIPGYQGDRSAPFKMDVPSYADVFYLGGEDIPLASALAQTKGLMYIQEDDTAPGVIGFSAGSYAVTEGTNAVITLVRTNGSVGPISVRFATTNGTAIAGQDYIGVTNSVLFRDGQTSTNVVVPTLNNSAIQNDLAVNLYLAAPGNGATLGVSNAVLTLINVNFLPGHLNFSSTAYSTNETASAAILTVTRSGGSLGVEDVQYATSNLTAIAGANYSATSGTLHWDSGDTSVRYIMVPLIHDGLVTPNKQFLVTLLNPTVPGSLGIRTQTTVTIINTDFYGTLQFSAANYFINELGGYAAITITRTGGSAETISANFSTADSTAYAFFNYVPTNGTVTFGPGEISKSFTVPILNDGVQDPPNLFGFNLLLSNFSPVGIAGNPTTAFVNIIDAQSFNQQPGQVDTFFDPNAGFNDDVFGIALQPDGKFVVGGNFTIADGQPINRIARLNPDGTLDESFLTTTLVGANDVVRAVVSQTDTRVLVAGAFTTINAVVRNSIARLNYDATLDTGFNPGSGADGPIYALNETFDLTGPRKIYAGGSFNSFNGTIRPALIRLNNDGTVDNTFNTGAGANGTVYAIVAYPTNSPHAGQVLVGGDFTSINNVACGRIARLNSDGSVDTFFNSAGTGADTAVRAIALQTDDRILIGGSFTNINGFALNRIARLNDDGSVDSSFQVGVGADDTVNAITVQPDNRILVVGGFKTASGATRKRITRLMPDGTIDPTINFGTGADNTIASVVLQPDGKILIGGSFTTFEGQPHARIARLYGSSMVGSGTLQFDSATYQANENSTNIVVTVLRTGGTSGPRPDGSGDVAVDFSTSDGTGIAGVNYSNVTATLHFPVGETVQKVTIPLIDDQVVTPNLTVNLALANPTPPATLGAQPTALLTIINVESAVSFASPTYSRAQDAIDGAATVQLVRVGSTQQGCTVVFSTVPGGTAVPGVDYTPVTNTVSFLPGQTVQTAKVPIFNTHIAGPNTTVLMQLTDASGTLLLAPIEAVLTIINVNQAPGQFMFSQTNYVVSEGDGSALITVVRTNGSSGPVSVAFSTLAGDATPGLNYIPTNGVLSYADGESVHSFTVPLINDKVVLGPRTVPLLLSNATGGAVISGPNPVPLTILDDDVGVSFATNSLINAVYIVSETNSLITLDVYRLNTTNGVTTVSYATTNGTATAGVNYIATSGTLTFNPGESHKSISISILRDPRVTGDLSFSVNLFNPTPGVQLASPSTAVVVINDVDSGLSILDTNSPPVANAVFSVRKDATNLVITVIRTNANTGVVSVNYTTLDGTAVAPADYTAVSGSLVFTNGQLSNSFTVPIIDNNVVSGDLYFTVSLFNPTAPAQLLQPNTATVNIIDVNSGFRFSSGNYDVLENGVFAPITVQRVGFSNSIVSVNYATADGTAVAGVDYDSASGTLVFTNGETSKSFAVPVRDKTIIEGDRTVLLSLSSPAPTNSTSLLTPAAATLTIHNNKGSLVIPAGSALISESFSPPNGVIDPGETVTLLFAFRNAAGTNTVNMVATLLETNGISSPSGPQTYGVVVTNGPSVSQPFTFTANGTNGQKIIATFLITDSGRAISTNGGLIVFNFTLGTSTASFAKNELITINDDAPATPYPSFLNVTGVDGVISKTTVSLNNLTHSSPSDIEALLASPANQPVVFLANAGSMSVNGVNLTFDDTAGGPLPQSGQIVSGTFTPSVFSAVAPFPQPAPPPPATRYTNALGAFDGTNPNGKWSLFVQDDVFLDGGAISNGWSLNFTLVHPVIADSDLGVAMFQSAPPIVLGSNVLYTLTVENYGPGSATGVSVIDTLPSPALFVSAAPSQGTARTNGNGTLTWNLGSLDMNATASLTLVIQPTAAVDITNSATVSSVSPDLNPANNTASLAGTVAIPTADLAIGLVAAPSPVLPEQTLTYSITVSNLGPSTAPALTVSDFLPPGVALVSASPAGYTLTGSTLTFTNLGDVGSGGQVSAIIVVQPTGSGTITDTATCSSAVTDPLKLNNTASVKTIVGFIPLSFTHSGNSLVVSWPVDAANYVLETTTNLTPPVIWYPLTNTPPVSINGQNTVSIPIGDGSVFFRLRGQ; encoded by the coding sequence ATGCAAAGATTCGCAAGTCAGATTGTAAAATGTGCCCTCCGCCCCGGCGCGGTAAAGTGGGGCTGTCTTCTTTCGGCGGGGGTCCTGGCCTCGAGCGCCTTGGCCCAGCCCGCCAACGATAATTTTGGCAGCGCCCAGGTCATCAGCGGCGATTTCGGCACCGTAACCGGCAGCAACGTGGGCGCCACCGCCGAGCCGGGCGAACCCAACCACGCCGGGCTCAAGCCCAATGCCTCGATTTGGTATGTCTGGACCGCCAACAACACCGGGCCGGTCGAGTTCGACACATTCAACAGCACCTGTGACACCGTGCTGGCGGTTTATGTCGGCCCCACGGTTGGCAACGCCACGGTTGGCAACCTGAACCAGGTTGTCGCCAATGACGACATCAACACCACCAACCCGGAAAACGCGAATAGACACTTCCACTATAACGACCCCTATTTGGATAATCCCTATTTAGGGCCAAGCGGTGTGAAGTTCAACGCCGTGCGAGGCACTACCTATTACATCGCGGTGGACGGCTATACCAAGAACAACAGCAGCTTGCCGGGCCAAGGCGCCATTACCCTGTCCTGGGCGTATAACCCATCGGGGGTCTTCAGGGTCAGCCACCCCTTTTATTTCTGCACCGAAGCCGAATCAGATAAACCGGTTGACGGCTCTTACGCCGAGAGCGCCCAAGGCGCACGAATCACGGTCACTCGCGTATTCGGATCGTCCGGCAAGGCCATCGTCTCGTTTGATCTTCGCGACGGCAGTGCGCGTGCCGGCGTAGATTATAAACGACCTGACAAAACGACGCTCCTTTTCGATGACCATGAAATGAGCAAGAGTTTTGTCATCCCTATCATTGACGATGGCAGCGTGGCGGTTAGAAATCCCGCCCGAATAGGCGTTCCGAACAATAACCGTACCTTTTCGATAATCCTGACCAATGTAGTCCTGGATGCGCAGGAAGACCCCACGGTTTTGCCTGCACCGCGGTTCGACAATAACCACATCAATTCCATCGTCGAGATATTCGATATGGATATACCCATTTTATTGGACCCTACCAGCCCTACAGTGGGTATTACCAACGGCGTAGTAAACTTCGAGCGAAGCGTTTATCGCGTGCGCGAGGGCGTAGGTATGGCCCGCATCCTGGTCTATCGTGGTTTCCCTGGAACTTTTGGGCTCCCAAACGCTCAGGGCACAGAGATTCATTACGAAATCGACACCACATGGTTCCCTGAAGCCTTCACCGACGACAATCAGTTCGACTTGCAACCGGGTTCCGATTACGCAGCACCCAGTCCAAACAACTCGAGGCCGAGCTTAAACTTCGACTTCGGGACGACAAACCAACTTGCTGTCGATCACCCCGATAACCATGGCACAATCACCGACGGGGTGGGCATTGGCACCTATGGTACCTTGCGTTGGGGTAGTGCCCAGGATTTCGAGCGCAAGGAGATATGGATTCCCATTAACGACGATACCATCCCGGAATTTAACGAGGATATTAATATTTTTCTTTTCCAAATTGCCGGTCATACACAAGACGCCGAACTGGGCTGGAATTCCCAATGTACGGTCACGATTCTTTATGATGATTATCCTGCCGGTGGGCTCGATGATTCGCACAACCGTGACTGGGATATTTCGACCGAACCGGCAAACAACTCCGCCCCTGGAGCAGACAGCACTGTCTATGCATTGGCCGTCCATACCAATGATAATAAGACAGTCATCGGCGGAACGTTTGGTAGTTTCAATTCCTATCCCCGGTACGGCCTGGCTCGAATGAACGCCAATGGCTCGATTGATTTCGGCTTCGATCCAGGCGACGGCATCCCGGTCAAAGACCCGATTAATCCCGCCTTTATCAGCAGCCTCACGTTTACCCCGGCGGACCACATCATCATCGGCGGCAATTTCCCGTCCTACAATGGCGTGCCTCGTTACAATATCGCGGAGGTCAATCCCGATGGCTCGCTGGACAGCACCTTTAACCCCGGCCTGGGCGCCAACGGCACCGTTTGGGCCGTAGCGGTTCAAACCAACGGCCAAGTAGTCATTGGCGGCGAATTTACAGCGGTGAACGATTTTCCGCGTCTCCACATCGCCCGGTTGAACACGGATGGGTCGGTTGATCCCTCCTTTGACCCCGGCACCAACGGCCCGGATGGCACCGTCAACGCCATCGCTTTGGCGCCGGACGGCTCGATGTATATCGGCGGCGATTTCAGCGATGTGAATGGCCTGTTCCGCCGGTCGATTGCCCAGATTGACACCAACGGAATCGTTGTCCCCGCCTTTAGCCCCGTTACGGGTGTCGATGGCCCGGTCTTTTGCCTCGCCTTGCAACCGGATGGCAAACTTCTTGTTGGCGGTTCGTTTGCCAATTCCGAGTTCCGCAGCCGGAATAACATCTGCCGGTACAACCCCGACGGTACGCTGGATATTACCTTTGATCCCGGATCCGGGGCGGACGACTCGGTGTATTCCATCACCTTGCAGCCCGATGGCCGCATCTTCCTGGGCGGCGTCTTTAACTCGATTAATCAAACGCGGCGGATGTGCGTTGCCCGGCTCTTCACCACGGGCGAAGTGGATACGGGGTTCATGGACACGGCCTATAACCAGTTCGCGGGTTTGCACAAGCCCTACTTCAATCCCTATGTCAACCCGAAGGATTTCCTATTTACGACTGGCCTCCAGACCGACGGCAACCTGATGATCGGCGGCAGTTTCCATTATGTCGGCGGTGGCCGATTTGAGGTAAACGTGGCCACAAATTCTTATGCGCCATTCGACGGTGTGGCCGAGACGCGTGCTGCTTATCGCACGCGTTACAATGTGGCGCGCCTCCTCGGCGGCAACACGGACGGCCCCGGCAGCATGGGCCTGGTCAATACCAACTACAACGTAGTCGAGAACATGGGCTTCCTGTACGTCAAAGCGATTCGTACGCGAGGCGATTTGGGCCAGATCGAGGCTACTTTCTCGATTCCCCCACGCACCGGCAGCAACACCATTGGCGTTGCTCAAAGCGGCGCCGACTACTTATATACCCGGGTCAATCCGAGGTATGGCACGACCTGGAATGGGGACCGCGAGTTGAGCGACGGGATTTTTGGGACCAACAACGTCAGCATCAGTGTGATTCCTACCGACGGTCCTGTCCGTTCGCCTCTGGCCGATATCTACGTCACGGTTCCCAATATCCCCGGGTACCAGGGCGATCGCTCGGCGCCATTCAAAATGGACGTGCCAAGCTATGCGGATGTGTTCTATCTCGGTGGTGAGGACATCCCGCTGGCCAGCGCCCTGGCTCAAACCAAGGGCTTGATGTACATCCAGGAAGACGACACCGCCCCCGGTGTCATCGGTTTCAGCGCCGGCAGCTATGCCGTCACTGAAGGGACTAACGCAGTCATTACCCTGGTCCGCACCAACGGCAGTGTCGGTCCGATCTCCGTGCGCTTTGCCACAACCAACGGAACGGCAATTGCCGGTCAAGACTATATCGGAGTGACCAACAGCGTTCTATTCCGGGACGGCCAGACCAGCACCAACGTGGTTGTGCCCACCCTGAACAACTCCGCCATACAGAATGATCTCGCGGTCAATCTGTACCTCGCCGCTCCCGGCAATGGCGCCACTCTCGGGGTCTCCAACGCGGTGCTCACGCTGATTAATGTCAATTTCCTGCCGGGCCATCTCAATTTCAGCAGCACCGCCTATAGCACCAACGAAACCGCCTCAGCCGCCATCTTAACGGTCACCCGCAGCGGCGGCAGCCTCGGCGTCGAGGATGTCCAGTACGCCACCAGCAATCTCACGGCCATTGCCGGGGCAAATTACAGTGCTACGAGTGGCACGCTTCACTGGGACAGCGGAGATACCTCCGTTCGTTACATCATGGTCCCCCTCATCCATGACGGACTGGTAACGCCCAACAAGCAATTCCTGGTCACGCTGCTCAACCCCACTGTGCCCGGGTCGCTGGGTATCCGGACTCAGACAACCGTCACGATTATCAACACTGATTTCTACGGAACGCTTCAGTTCAGCGCCGCCAATTACTTCATCAACGAGTTGGGCGGATACGCTGCCATTACCATCACCCGCACCGGCGGCAGCGCCGAAACCATCAGCGCCAATTTCTCGACCGCTGACAGCACCGCTTACGCCTTCTTCAATTACGTGCCGACCAACGGGACGGTTACCTTCGGTCCCGGCGAGATCAGCAAATCCTTCACCGTGCCCATCCTCAATGACGGTGTGCAGGACCCGCCTAATCTATTTGGGTTCAACCTCCTGTTGTCCAACTTCTCTCCGGTTGGGATTGCAGGCAATCCGACGACAGCCTTTGTTAATATCATCGACGCCCAATCGTTCAATCAACAGCCCGGCCAGGTTGATACGTTCTTCGATCCCAATGCCGGTTTCAACGATGATGTCTTTGGCATCGCCCTTCAGCCGGACGGCAAATTCGTTGTGGGCGGCAATTTCACCATCGCCGACGGACAGCCGATCAACCGCATCGCCCGGTTGAATCCGGATGGCACCCTCGACGAGAGCTTTCTCACTACCACTTTGGTTGGGGCTAATGATGTGGTGCGCGCGGTGGTCAGCCAGACCGATACCCGGGTCCTTGTCGCGGGCGCCTTTACCACCATTAACGCCGTGGTGCGCAACTCGATTGCGCGGCTGAATTACGACGCCACTCTCGATACTGGCTTTAATCCGGGCTCTGGCGCCGACGGCCCCATCTATGCCCTGAACGAAACCTTTGACCTCACCGGCCCGCGCAAAATTTATGCGGGCGGCAGTTTCAATAGCTTTAACGGGACCATCAGGCCCGCGCTCATTCGGCTCAATAACGACGGCACGGTGGACAATACCTTCAATACAGGCGCAGGCGCTAATGGGACCGTCTATGCAATTGTGGCGTATCCGACCAACAGCCCCCATGCCGGGCAGGTTCTGGTGGGAGGCGATTTTACTTCGATTAATAACGTTGCCTGCGGCCGCATCGCCCGCCTCAACTCCGATGGCAGTGTCGATACCTTCTTTAATTCCGCCGGCACTGGCGCCGATACCGCCGTCCGCGCCATCGCCCTCCAAACGGATGATAGAATCCTTATTGGCGGCTCGTTCACCAATATCAATGGGTTCGCTCTAAACCGCATCGCGCGCCTCAATGACGATGGCTCCGTTGATTCCTCGTTCCAGGTCGGCGTCGGCGCCGATGACACCGTCAACGCCATCACGGTCCAGCCGGACAATCGGATTCTGGTTGTGGGCGGGTTCAAGACCGCCAGCGGCGCCACGCGCAAGCGCATTACCCGGCTGATGCCCGACGGCACTATCGATCCGACCATCAATTTCGGGACCGGCGCGGATAATACGATTGCCAGTGTCGTCCTTCAGCCGGATGGGAAAATCCTCATTGGCGGCAGCTTTACCACGTTCGAGGGCCAACCGCACGCCCGTATCGCCCGGCTTTACGGCTCCTCCATGGTCGGCTCGGGCACTCTCCAGTTCGATTCCGCCACTTACCAGGCCAACGAGAATTCGACTAATATTGTCGTTACGGTCTTGAGGACTGGCGGCACCAGCGGGCCCCGCCCGGACGGCTCCGGCGATGTCGCGGTTGATTTTTCAACCAGCGACGGCACAGGAATCGCCGGTGTCAATTACTCCAATGTGACCGCTACTCTTCATTTCCCGGTAGGGGAAACAGTGCAAAAAGTCACCATCCCGCTAATTGATGACCAGGTGGTAACACCCAACCTGACTGTCAACCTGGCTCTGGCAAATCCTACTCCGCCTGCCACCCTGGGCGCTCAACCAACGGCGCTCCTGACTATCATTAACGTGGAAAGCGCGGTCAGTTTCGCCTCGCCAACCTACTCGAGGGCTCAGGATGCCATCGATGGTGCGGCAACGGTCCAACTGGTGCGCGTGGGCAGCACACAACAGGGTTGCACGGTGGTCTTTAGTACAGTGCCCGGCGGTACCGCTGTTCCGGGCGTTGATTATACCCCCGTGACCAATACGGTATCGTTCCTGCCCGGCCAAACCGTGCAGACGGCCAAGGTGCCAATCTTTAATACCCATATTGCCGGGCCGAATACGACTGTTCTGATGCAGTTGACGGATGCCTCCGGCACGCTGCTCCTGGCCCCGATCGAGGCGGTTCTCACCATCATCAACGTCAATCAGGCCCCGGGCCAGTTCATGTTCTCTCAAACCAACTATGTTGTCAGCGAGGGCGACGGCTCCGCTCTCATCACTGTGGTTCGTACCAACGGCAGTTCCGGCCCGGTCTCGGTTGCCTTTTCGACACTGGCGGGCGATGCAACGCCCGGACTTAATTACATCCCGACCAATGGCGTTCTGAGCTACGCGGACGGCGAAAGCGTCCACTCCTTTACTGTGCCATTAATCAACGACAAGGTGGTCCTGGGACCTCGAACGGTGCCCCTGCTGTTGAGCAATGCCACCGGCGGAGCGGTCATCAGCGGCCCAAACCCGGTGCCGTTGACAATTCTGGATGACGATGTGGGGGTCAGTTTCGCGACTAATTCCTTGATCAATGCCGTTTATATCGTCAGTGAGACCAACTCCCTGATCACGCTGGATGTCTATCGGCTTAACACCACAAACGGCGTCACTACCGTCAGTTATGCGACCACCAATGGCACCGCCACCGCCGGAGTCAATTACATCGCAACCAGCGGAACACTGACCTTCAACCCGGGCGAATCGCACAAGTCTATTTCCATCTCGATCCTGCGCGACCCGCGAGTGACGGGCGACCTGAGTTTCTCGGTCAATCTGTTCAATCCGACGCCGGGGGTTCAATTAGCATCCCCCAGCACGGCCGTGGTGGTCATTAATGATGTCGATAGCGGCCTCAGCATCCTCGATACGAACTCACCCCCGGTCGCCAACGCCGTATTCTCGGTGCGCAAGGATGCCACCAATCTGGTCATTACCGTCATCCGCACCAATGCCAACACCGGCGTTGTTTCGGTCAACTATACCACCTTGGATGGAACGGCAGTCGCCCCGGCGGACTACACGGCGGTCAGCGGGAGCCTGGTCTTTACCAACGGCCAGTTGTCCAACTCCTTTACCGTGCCGATTATCGACAATAATGTCGTGAGCGGCGACCTGTACTTTACGGTGAGCCTCTTTAACCCCACCGCTCCGGCGCAGTTGCTGCAGCCGAATACCGCGACAGTCAATATCATCGACGTGAATTCGGGTTTCAGGTTCTCGAGCGGCAATTACGACGTCCTCGAAAACGGCGTCTTTGCTCCGATTACCGTCCAACGGGTTGGCTTTAGTAACAGCATCGTTTCCGTCAACTACGCCACCGCCGACGGCACCGCTGTTGCCGGGGTGGATTATGACTCCGCCAGCGGCACCCTGGTCTTCACCAATGGCGAAACCAGCAAGAGCTTTGCCGTGCCGGTGCGCGACAAGACGATTATCGAAGGGGACCGGACCGTGCTGCTCTCGCTTTCAAGCCCGGCGCCAACTAATTCCACCAGCCTGCTGACGCCCGCCGCGGCTACGCTGACCATCCATAACAATAAAGGCAGCCTGGTCATACCGGCCGGCTCGGCCCTGATTTCTGAAAGCTTCAGCCCACCCAACGGCGTCATTGATCCCGGTGAAACGGTGACTCTGCTGTTTGCGTTCCGCAACGCAGCCGGAACCAACACAGTCAATATGGTAGCAACGCTGCTCGAGACGAATGGCATCTCTTCTCCGAGCGGTCCGCAAACCTATGGCGTGGTGGTGACGAACGGGCCTTCGGTTTCGCAGCCCTTTACGTTCACGGCCAATGGCACTAACGGCCAGAAGATTATCGCCACGTTCCTGATCACTGATTCAGGACGCGCGATCAGCACCAACGGCGGCCTGATAGTCTTTAATTTCACCCTGGGCACCAGCACCGCCAGCTTCGCCAAGAATGAGCTGATTACCATCAATGACGACGCGCCCGCAACGCCCTATCCCTCGTTCCTTAATGTGACCGGTGTGGACGGTGTCATCAGCAAAACCACAGTCAGCCTGAATAACCTGACTCATTCCTCCCCCTCCGACATCGAGGCCCTGCTGGCCTCGCCGGCAAACCAACCGGTTGTTTTCCTCGCCAACGCCGGCTCGATGTCCGTCAACGGGGTTAACCTGACTTTCGATGATACAGCCGGCGGGCCTTTGCCGCAGTCTGGACAAATCGTGTCCGGCACCTTCACGCCGAGCGTTTTTTCCGCCGTCGCCCCTTTTCCGCAACCGGCTCCGCCGCCTCCGGCCACTCGTTACACCAACGCCCTGGGGGCATTTGATGGCACTAATCCCAACGGCAAATGGTCCCTGTTTGTTCAAGACGATGTCTTCCTGGACGGTGGCGCGATTTCCAATGGCTGGTCGTTGAACTTCACACTGGTCCACCCGGTGATTGCCGATAGCGACCTGGGCGTGGCCATGTTCCAGTCCGCGCCCCCAATCGTCCTGGGCAGCAATGTCCTTTACACGTTGACAGTGGAGAACTACGGGCCTGGAAGCGCCACCGGAGTGAGCGTGATCGATACGCTCCCTTCCCCGGCACTGTTTGTGTCTGCCGCGCCTTCTCAGGGCACTGCCCGAACCAATGGCAACGGCACCCTCACATGGAATCTGGGGTCATTGGACATGAACGCGACAGCCTCCCTAACCCTGGTTATCCAGCCAACTGCTGCCGTGGACATTACCAACTCCGCCACGGTCAGTTCCGTATCGCCGGATCTCAATCCGGCTAATAACACCGCCTCACTTGCCGGCACCGTGGCTATTCCCACGGCCGACCTGGCAATTGGCCTTGTTGCGGCGCCCTCTCCGGTGCTGCCTGAGCAGACCCTGACCTATTCGATCACGGTTTCAAACCTCGGCCCGAGCACTGCCCCTGCTCTCACCGTCTCGGATTTCCTGCCACCCGGCGTGGCGCTTGTCTCGGCCTCCCCAGCGGGCTATACCTTGACCGGCAGCACCCTCACCTTTACGAACCTTGGCGACGTGGGCAGCGGCGGCCAGGTCTCAGCCATTATCGTGGTGCAACCAACCGGTTCGGGGACGATCACCGATACCGCCACCTGCTCCTCCGCTGTGACTGACCCGCTCAAGCTGAACAACACCGCCTCCGTCAAAACCATCGTCGGTTTCATCCCGCTGAGCTTCACCCATTCGGGTAACAGCTTGGTGGTGAGCTGGCCGGTGGATGCCGCCAATTACGTGCTCGAAACAACCACCAACCTGACCCCGCCGGTAATCTGGTACCCCCTCACCAATACGCCCCCGGTCAGCATCAATGGACAGAACACCGTTTCCATTCCGATTGGCGACGGCAGCGTCTTCTTCCGCTTGAGAGGGCAGTAA